The sequence CTGCAATAGCTTTCACAGTGTTGTATTCACTCGTATTGGTTACAATCATCGGTGTAATCACTTCATAACCCGCCGCTTTAATTTGCTCAATTTCAAACGTCACAAGCAGCGTACCTTTTGTAACCATCAACCCTTTTTCAACGTGTGTTTCAAAGAATTGACCATCTAATTGCACTGTATCCATACCGATGTGCATTAATACTTCAGCGCCTGCATTTGTTTTCATCCCAACAGCATGACCTGTAGGGAATACAAGCGTCACTTCACCATCTGTTGGGGCATATAACTTACCTTCAGTCGGTAAGATAGCTACACCGTTCCCCATCGCTCCTGAGGCAAATACTTCATCACTAATACCACTTAACTCTTGTAAACTACCTGTTAGTGGACTAACCAGTGTTTCTTCTGTCAAATCAACTGTTTTGATAATGTCTTCTACCACTGGTTCTGCAAAAACTTCATTTTTATGTGATTTATCCATTAACAACGTTATCAATAAACCTAGAAGAAGTGCGACCACGATTGCAACCAAGTTACCGTAAAAACCGGTATCGATTCCTTTGGGTGAAATTTTACTTGGGATTGCGAAAATCCCTAATCCACCAACCATATAAGATTTTGTCCCTGCAAAGCCCATAATAGCGCCACCGACACCTGATGCAATACAGCTGGCAATGAATGGTTTTTTACGTGGTAATGTAATCCCATAAATCGCAGGTTCCGTTACACCGAAGATACCTGAAATGAATGCTGATATTCCCAAACCTTTTGTTTTTGGATCTTTTGTACGCAGTGTTACTGCCAACACTGCACCGATTTGTGCAAATGATGCAGCGCCTGTTAATACTAAAACAGGTTCAAATCCTAGTGTGCTGATATTTAATAAACCGATTGGGACAAGTCCCCAATGTAAACCGAAGACAACTAAAACTTGCCAAACGGCACCTAAAATGAAGCCTGCTAAGATGGGATTAAACGTGTATACTGCTAAACTTCCCGCTCCAATTGCAGTTCCTAACCATGTTGAAATCGGTCCAATTACAAGGAATGTCACTGGCACGACAACAAGTGCTGCACAGAATGGCACTAAAAATGTTTTAACGACATCTGGCATAATTTTTTTGAAGAAAGGTTCTACTTTTGAAGTTAACCAAACCGCTAAAATAATCGGAATAACTGATGATGTATAGTTCATCATGATCAGCGGAATACCTAAGAATGTAAGATAAACTGGTGATTCAAAAATGGTGCCACTAAATAGTGTATATAATGGTGTCGCATCTGACCCCATCATCGTTAAAGGGTTCAAAGCAGCAATCGTTGGATAAACGAGTGTCGCCCCTATGACCATGGCCAAGAATGGATTAACTTTGAATTTTTTACTCGATGTGTAAGCTAACATGATTGGTAAGAAGTAGAAGAACGAATCTCCCAACGCATTTAAAATGATATACGTCCCTGACTTATCACTGAGCCAACCAAATGTGGTGAAAATTGCTAAGAAACCTTTAATCATACCTGTTGATGCTAATAAACCTAACGTCGGTGCGAAAATACCAGAGATTAAATCTATTGCCTTATCTAAAACGGAACCCCCTTTTTCCTCAACACCGCCTTCTTCGGATAAACCTGTTTGCTTAACAATTTCGGCATACACGTCAGATACATGGTTACCAATCACCACTTGATACTGACCGCCACTTTGAACGACCGTGACAATACCATCCGCTTTTTTAAGAAACTCTGTATCTGCTTTTTTTTCATCTTTCAGTTTAAAACGTAAACGTGTTGTACAATGAACCACACTATTCACATTCTCTTTTCCGCCTATTTTTTCGATAATCATCGAGACGAGCTGTTCGTATTTCATAAAAATTCCTCCAATATTAAATTTAGTTTCTATTAGGTTGTTGTTGCGTGTTATTAAAGTGGCGTATTATTATAGCAAGTGGATTTAACAGGTATTTTTTTCTGAATCTCTTTAATTTTATGAACAAAAAAATGATCCAAAAAACACCAAAGTATGGTTGTTTTCCGGATCATGCCTAATTGAATAGTCACACGCCACTCTTTTTATGCTATTTATAATTCTTGTTTATTTGTTACACGCCAGATATGCAGGCAAAGGTATAATTTTTCATCTTGTGTTAACTGCCAGCCTTCCGTTTTTTCTAAATAGACTGCAATTTTCCCCACTGTTTTATAGGCTTCAGCATACTTGATGCGCATCATTTCGAGTAAACCAGAGTCTAGCGGCTCTATCAGTACACTTTCATTATCCAAGTGCCTCAACACAAAATACCGTAAGTGAGAAATAAAACGATCATAATGAAACGACTCTTCATTGAGAATAATTTGATACTTCATTTGAATAATTTCGAGAATATTATGAATTAATTTAGACATTTTCATCGTTTCTTCCAATTTACCTTCACTCGATTGCGCATTTACAAAATGATACGTTAAGAAAACATCTTCGCCTCTCGGTAAATCAATCGCAAAATTTTTCGTTAAAATTTTGATTGCTACTTTTGCGGCTTCGTATTCTTTAGGAAATAATTTTTTAACTTCCCAACGAATTGTACTATTAGTCATTTCTATTCCTTTTGTTGCACGTTCTATCACAAAACTAATGTGATCTGCCAAAATTAAATAATTATAGTTCTCAAACTTGATGTTCAGGCTGTGTTCTACTTTCCGTGTAATTTCTGATGCTGTTTCAACTATTTTTGAATCCATTTTCAACAATGAAATGACACCTTCATCCATCAAAGCGCTGCGTGATTCAGCCACAAAACGCCGCTCAATTTTAGATTTGTCAATCGCATCATTCACCTTCTTATTAAAACCAATACCATTTCCGATAACAATCCATTCTGTTAAGTCCACATCTTTAACAAGTACCGCATTGTTATTAAAGCTCCGGATGACCTTCATCAACGTCCCTCCCGTAAACTAAAAATTACCTGTTAAAATACAATGCTCTATCACCTCAATCGTAATAAAAAACACTCTATTTCAACAGGTAATGCCTGACTTATCAGTAACACCCTCTTGTATAAGACTAATAGTACATCAGGCTGAAAGCGCTGTCAAGACTATTTTTGAAAAAGTGTGTGTTTCACTAGTCGAAATTCACAAAATGTGAATATCTTTTGACTATTCTAATAAAAAAACATTTTCTTGCTATTGTAAAAACCAATAATCCTATAGACAAAAGAAAACAGCCATTACTGACTGTTTAGTTGTATTTATCTTCTCAAATTCGAACATAACTATTAGTTACGAGTTAACGGAGTTCACTTTATGCTCTTTTGTTTTTGGTCGCATGTTGAAAACAATGTTCAGTATAATTGCACATACACTTCCTGCAACAATGCCGTTGCTAGTAAAGAGTTGTACAAATTTAGGCAATACCGCGAATAACTCGGGTACTGTTGTTACGCCTAATCCTAGACCAACGGAACAAGCAATGATTAACAAGTTTTCTTGTGAAGCGAAATCAACACTGCCTAACATTTTAATACCTTGTGCGACAACCATTCCAAACATCGCTACCATTGCCCCACCTAAAACTGGTGTGGGAATGGTTGTTGTAATAGCTCCAATTTTAGGAATTAAACCTAAGATTACTAAAAACGAAGCGGCTACATAAATAACATTTTTCGTTTTCACTCCTGATAACTGGACTAAACCGACGTTTTGCGAATATGCTGTGTAAGGGAATGTATTAAAAATCCCACCTAATATAATGGCTAAACCTTCTGAACGATAGCCGCGTGATAAATCTTTGGTCGTTAGCTTTTGTTTTGTGATATCACTGAGTGCGAAATAAACACCGGTTGACTCCACCATGCTGACTAATGAAATAATTATCATCGTCAATATCGCTGATAAATTGAATGTGGGCGCTCCAAAAAAGAACGGTGTTGGCACATGTACCCAAGCCGCTTCAGAAACGGATTGAAATGAAATACCGCGGTAGAAATAAGCAAACAAGCTCCCTGCTAAAATCCCTACTAATACAGCAATTGATCGTAGAAAACCTGAACCAAAACGATACGTTAGAATAATAACAATCAGCGTTCCAAATCCTAAACTCAGATTAAAAATAGATCCAAAATCTTTACTGCCTTGTCCACCAGCAAGGTTATTGATTGCTACTGGAATGAGTGTTAAGCCAATAACTGTAACAACGGATCCCGTAACAACCGGAGGAAAGAAACGGACAACTTTAGAAAAAACGGGGGCGATTAATAATACAAATAATCCTGAAACAATAATAGCACCATAGATAGCACCTATTCCGATATCCTGTCCAATTAATACAATCGGGGCAATCGCTTGTACTGCACATCCCAAAACAACGGGTAAGCCGATTCCCATAAAACGTCCCACGCGTAATTGCAAGAAGGTTGCAATCCCACACATGAAAATATCAATCGATACTAAATAAGTCGTTTGCATCACTGTAAAATTCAATTGATTTGCAATTAGCAAAGGTACAATCACAGCACCTGCATACATCGCGAGTACGTGCTGAAAACCCAATGCCACTATCTTCCCTTTTCCAAACATTTACTTAAAATCTCCTCTCGAATTCCACAAAAATTATACAAAAAACCACTTCTCAAATGAGAAGCAGCTAAAAAACATCAAAAGAGTCGACTCTTTTAAATATTTTGGCTAAAATCTCACTCATAGTCCAACTATTTACGGCAGTTGGGTAGAAACGCGTCATCCATATTATGACTATTATATAAGTGTTTTTATCTGGTTGATAAGAAACAACCAACTGAAGGGTTCTTATCTTGTATTTCACTAATTTTAGCGGTTTTTCAAGTAAAGGTCAATAGTTTATTTGGTTTTTAGAGAATATTTTGTCTTATATTAGACAGAATGTTCGGTTTTATGTCTATTTCAACTTGATGATAGATACTATCGTTCCCTTTTCAAAAAAACAATCTTCCTACTGACGAAAAAGCTCGCAGTAAAAAGATTGTTATTAGGAGTGCTTTCTATTTCAAAAATAGGCTAACCCTTATCATTAAAATAGTTATAAGCGCTTATTTTTCGCCGCTTAACTCAACCAAAATTTTAGCTTGTGTTTTATCAGTTGTTAATGCTTCAAATCCTTTAGCAACAATATCATCTAAGACGATTTTAGAAGTTACAATTCCTTGAGGTTTTAGTTGGCCTGTCCCCATCAAATCAACTGTTTGTTGGAAAGTTGTTGGTGTATAAGCTATTGTTGATGTTAACTTAACACCTGTATTTGTAAGATGAATCGGGTTCCATTCAATTGGACGCGCAAAAATTGAGACGATAACCACGGTTCCACGAGCACGCGTTGCATCAATCGATGCTTTGAAGGTTGGTGCAACACCAGCGACTTCAAACGTTACGTCAACTCCACCAGGAACGATATCGCGCACCGCCTTAACACCATCAACTTCACCAGAGTTAACGGCATGCGTTGCACCTAACTCCAATGCTTTTTCTAAACGATTTGCTGAGAGATCAAGCACGATGATTTTACTTGCTCCTGCAGCTTTTGCAGCAATAATCGTTAATAAACCAATTGGACCTGCACCAAAAACAGCCACTGTATCGCCAAATAACATTTCACTTTCTTTCACGGCTTGTACAGCAACAGCCATTGGTTCCACAAGTGCACCATCTTGAAGTGACAGTGATTCTGGTAATTTATACACTTGTTTTTCAGGAGCGTTTGCAAACTTCGTAAAACCACCGTCTCCATGTAATCCGATGAAACTAAAACCATCGTATGTATCTAATGCTTCTGGTAAGTTGCCGTGTGTTAATGTTGGATTAATCGCTACACGATCCCCTACTTTATATTTTGTTACTTCACTACCGATTTCTTCAATCACACCAGCGAATTCATGCCCCATAATTAACGGTGCCACTTCTCCTGTTAACTCGTCTTCCTTGTCAACTGGAATAAATACTGGTCCTTCTTGATATTCATGTAAATCACTTCCACAAATCCCTGCCCAAGCGACACGTACTTTCACTTCATCAGCTTTCATTGGTTTTAAATCCCTGTCTTCAATACGCAAATCTTTTTCTCCATACCATACAGCTGCTTTCATTAATAAAAACCCCCTATTTTAATTAACTAAGAAGCAACGCACAAATGCAAGCGCTTCCTCTTTGTAATTATAGTATAAACCTCATAACTTTTATTGTCTACACTTTATATCTTTTTAGTTATATGTTTATCTTTTTTCAATTTCTTATTTTTAACCGTCTAAATTTCTTACTTGTAGCAAGGCATTCCATTCGTTAAAATAGAGACAGTTACATCATTAACGGAGGTTACTTATGAAAATACTTGTTTTAGCAACTGGCGGGACCATTGCGTCTGTTGAGACAGACAATGGCTTGCTTCCTGGTCTGAATGTTGAAGAATTACGTCGCTACTTTACTGAACAAAATAAGCAATATAGTCAATCAGAACTTGATTTTGACTTTCATCTTTTAATGAACAAAGACAGTACAAATATCAGCCCTCATGATTGGGTAACGATTGCTCAGGCGGTCGAAACACACTATAACGACTACGATGCTTTTATTATTACGCATGGTACGGATACTTTAGGTTATACCGCCGCCGCATTATCCTATATGTTACAGGGATTTGATAAAGCTGTCGTGCTGACTGGCTCTCAAATACCCCTCAGCTTCCATAAAACAGATGCTAAACGGAATGTTCGTGATGCTCTTACTTATTGTTTAGAAGGCCAACCAGGTGTGTTTGTTGTCTTTGATGGCAAAGTGATTCAAGGCACTCGAGCAGTTAAGATTAGAACCAAAAGTTATGATGCTTTCGAAAGTATCAATCATCCCTATATCGCTAAAATCATTGATGGCCATGTGGAAATGTGTGCATCTCCTGCCCAAAAAACAGAACGATTACAATTTGAAACACAATTGTGTTCAGATATCTTTCTGCTCAAGTTATTCCCTGGGCTTAAAGCATCGTTTTTTGACGCAATTGCTGACAATTACAAAGGTATTATTATCGAAAGTTTTGGTAATGGCGGCTTACCCTTTGAAGATGAAAATATCCTCGATCGTGTCGGTAACTTAACAAAGCGCGGTATCTCGGTTGTTATGACCACTCAATGTCTTGAAGAAGGCGAAAATCTTCTATTATATGAAGTTGGACAAAAAGTGGCTCAATACCCCATTATTCTATCGGGTGATATGAATACGGAAGCAATTGTCCCTAAATTAATGTGGGCGCTCGGACAAACGACGGATCCAACAGAAGTAAAAACATTATTTGAAACACCTATCGGTGGCGATTTATCTGCTGATTGGGATATGCAAATAACACCATAAAAAAACGCCCGTCGGGTTCTCCTCTATATTGAGGAAGTACCTGACGAGCGTTTTTAGTTTATTTATTTTACTGTAACTATTTCTTCGTTCATTTTCACTTGACCATTTTCTTTAGCGTATGTGAAATCTGTATAATCAGCTGTATTTGTTACGATAACCATTGTAGTGGTATCATACCCTTTTTCTTTAATACCTGCGATATCAAATGACCCTAGAACGTCGCCACGTTTAACCGTTGCACCCGTTTCTGTTGTCATTGTGAAACATTCACCATTCAATTCAACAGTATTAATACCGATATGAATGAGAACCTCTAAACCTGTCGTTGATTTAATACCGATGGCATGTTGTGTTCCATAAAGAATAACAATTTCACCATCGACAGGTGCTGTTACAACACCTTCTGTTGGTACAACCGCAAAACCTTTACCCATAATTTCTGCACTAAATACTGGATCATTCACATCTTTAAGTGGAATTAACTCACCTGTTAACGGGCTGGTAATTGTACTATCTGAAACGTTTGCTACGGGTACAACGTTTTCAGGCGTTGTCACTGCAGGTACTGGTTCTGCTTTTTTCGGTTTTGGAAGTCCAAAGAAAAGCGCACCGATAAATGCAATCACAATTGTAATCGCTGAAGCGACAAGCAATGCAGCAAAGTTAGAATCTTTCCCAATAAATAACGGGTAGAATAATGGGTTTAAGATTGGTGTAAAAGCAAAGATTTTAACTTCAAAGAAGCTAACAATCCCACCACCTACGGCAGCTGCAATTAAACCTATAATAAACGGACGTTTATATTTCAAGTTAACCCCGTATAATGCGGGTTCTGTAATCCCAAAGAAACCAGGGATTAACGCTGATACTGCGATGCTACGATCGTTACCTTTAAGACGCGCTACCATACCGGCAACTGCAGCTACTTGACCGTAAACTGCCATAAACATAACTGGTAAGATCGTATCGTATCCTTGAGTGTTCACATTGATCATTGCAATCGGCAAAATTGC comes from Brochothrix thermosphacta DSM 20171 = FSL F6-1036 and encodes:
- a CDS encoding beta-glucoside-specific PTS transporter subunit IIABC — encoded protein: MKYEQLVSMIIEKIGGKENVNSVVHCTTRLRFKLKDEKKADTEFLKKADGIVTVVQSGGQYQVVIGNHVSDVYAEIVKQTGLSEEGGVEEKGGSVLDKAIDLISGIFAPTLGLLASTGMIKGFLAIFTTFGWLSDKSGTYIILNALGDSFFYFLPIMLAYTSSKKFKVNPFLAMVIGATLVYPTIAALNPLTMMGSDATPLYTLFSGTIFESPVYLTFLGIPLIMMNYTSSVIPIILAVWLTSKVEPFFKKIMPDVVKTFLVPFCAALVVVPVTFLVIGPISTWLGTAIGAGSLAVYTFNPILAGFILGAVWQVLVVFGLHWGLVPIGLLNISTLGFEPVLVLTGAASFAQIGAVLAVTLRTKDPKTKGLGISAFISGIFGVTEPAIYGITLPRKKPFIASCIASGVGGAIMGFAGTKSYMVGGLGIFAIPSKISPKGIDTGFYGNLVAIVVALLLGLLITLLMDKSHKNEVFAEPVVEDIIKTVDLTEETLVSPLTGSLQELSGISDEVFASGAMGNGVAILPTEGKLYAPTDGEVTLVFPTGHAVGMKTNAGAEVLMHIGMDTVQLDGQFFETHVEKGLMVTKGTLLVTFEIEQIKAAGYEVITPMIVTNTSEYNTVKAIAEGNVAVGDAVLELK
- a CDS encoding PRD domain-containing protein, with the protein product MKVIRSFNNNAVLVKDVDLTEWIVIGNGIGFNKKVNDAIDKSKIERRFVAESRSALMDEGVISLLKMDSKIVETASEITRKVEHSLNIKFENYNYLILADHISFVIERATKGIEMTNSTIRWEVKKLFPKEYEAAKVAIKILTKNFAIDLPRGEDVFLTYHFVNAQSSEGKLEETMKMSKLIHNILEIIQMKYQIILNEESFHYDRFISHLRYFVLRHLDNESVLIEPLDSGLLEMMRIKYAEAYKTVGKIAVYLEKTEGWQLTQDEKLYLCLHIWRVTNKQEL
- a CDS encoding nucleobase:cation symporter-2 family protein; protein product: MFGKGKIVALGFQHVLAMYAGAVIVPLLIANQLNFTVMQTTYLVSIDIFMCGIATFLQLRVGRFMGIGLPVVLGCAVQAIAPIVLIGQDIGIGAIYGAIIVSGLFVLLIAPVFSKVVRFFPPVVTGSVVTVIGLTLIPVAINNLAGGQGSKDFGSIFNLSLGFGTLIVIILTYRFGSGFLRSIAVLVGILAGSLFAYFYRGISFQSVSEAAWVHVPTPFFFGAPTFNLSAILTMIIISLVSMVESTGVYFALSDITKQKLTTKDLSRGYRSEGLAIILGGIFNTFPYTAYSQNVGLVQLSGVKTKNVIYVAASFLVILGLIPKIGAITTTIPTPVLGGAMVAMFGMVVAQGIKMLGSVDFASQENLLIIACSVGLGLGVTTVPELFAVLPKFVQLFTSNGIVAGSVCAIILNIVFNMRPKTKEHKVNSVNS
- a CDS encoding 2,3-butanediol dehydrogenase; amino-acid sequence: MKAAVWYGEKDLRIEDRDLKPMKADEVKVRVAWAGICGSDLHEYQEGPVFIPVDKEDELTGEVAPLIMGHEFAGVIEEIGSEVTKYKVGDRVAINPTLTHGNLPEALDTYDGFSFIGLHGDGGFTKFANAPEKQVYKLPESLSLQDGALVEPMAVAVQAVKESEMLFGDTVAVFGAGPIGLLTIIAAKAAGASKIIVLDLSANRLEKALELGATHAVNSGEVDGVKAVRDIVPGGVDVTFEVAGVAPTFKASIDATRARGTVVIVSIFARPIEWNPIHLTNTGVKLTSTIAYTPTTFQQTVDLMGTGQLKPQGIVTSKIVLDDIVAKGFEALTTDKTQAKILVELSGEK
- a CDS encoding asparaginase, which translates into the protein MKILVLATGGTIASVETDNGLLPGLNVEELRRYFTEQNKQYSQSELDFDFHLLMNKDSTNISPHDWVTIAQAVETHYNDYDAFIITHGTDTLGYTAAALSYMLQGFDKAVVLTGSQIPLSFHKTDAKRNVRDALTYCLEGQPGVFVVFDGKVIQGTRAVKIRTKSYDAFESINHPYIAKIIDGHVEMCASPAQKTERLQFETQLCSDIFLLKLFPGLKASFFDAIADNYKGIIIESFGNGGLPFEDENILDRVGNLTKRGISVVMTTQCLEEGENLLLYEVGQKVAQYPIILSGDMNTEAIVPKLMWALGQTTDPTEVKTLFETPIGGDLSADWDMQITP
- a CDS encoding beta-glucoside-specific PTS transporter subunit IIABC; translated protein: MADKYKGIATKIIDNVGGEQNVKSVVHCATRLRFVLKDESKANKEVLQDIDKVMSVVQAGGQYQVVIGAEVNDVFSSIEANFNVNNKEAKDSNESDTPSKKSLSGLLAVIASFFTPYIGVLTGAGIIMALVMTLEMYGVISDKSLTYVMLTALSTGIFKFLPLFIAVTAADAFKTNRFIALAIAAAMVFPLTDALGELTFAPFGYTIYFDKYGGAVVPTILAIWVTAYVERFFKRWIPKAAQIVLVPFATLIVAGSLAFLFIGPLGTFVGEMISKGYSSAYGLSPMIAGAVLGGVFQLLVVFGMHWAILPIAMINVNTQGYDTILPVMFMAVYGQVAAVAGMVARLKGNDRSIAVSALIPGFFGITEPALYGVNLKYKRPFIIGLIAAAVGGGIVSFFEVKIFAFTPILNPLFYPLFIGKDSNFAALLVASAITIVIAFIGALFFGLPKPKKAEPVPAVTTPENVVPVANVSDSTITSPLTGELIPLKDVNDPVFSAEIMGKGFAVVPTEGVVTAPVDGEIVILYGTQHAIGIKSTTGLEVLIHIGINTVELNGECFTMTTETGATVKRGDVLGSFDIAGIKEKGYDTTTMVIVTNTADYTDFTYAKENGQVKMNEEIVTVK